One window of the Rhipicephalus microplus isolate Deutch F79 chromosome 2, USDA_Rmic, whole genome shotgun sequence genome contains the following:
- the CaBP1 gene encoding protein disulfide-isomerase A6 homolog CaBP1: MAIALLAVLPALCSVALGMYGPHTEVVDLSPANFKNRVIDSDEIWVVEFYAPWCGHCQSFASEYAKAASALKGVVKVGAVDADKDKSLGGQYGVRGFPTVKIFGANKHSPTDYSGPRTADGVASAALQEARKLVDQKLGKRTSGDSGSGKSDVVELTDSNFEELVLNSDDLWLVEFFAPWCGHCKNLAPHWAKAATELKGKVKLGAVDATVYQGLASQYDVKGYPTIKFFPAGKKDRHSAEEYNGGRTADDIVQWASDKAAESAPPPELLQVTKESVLKEACQDSQLCVVSVLPHIYDCQSECRQSYLDILKRLGEKYKRNRWGWLWSEALTQPKLEEALEIGGFGYPALAVLNSRKMKYSLLRGSFSYDGINEFLREVAVGRGSSVPVKGAKLPEVVEVEPWDGKDAKMEEPEDIDLSDVELEPEDQVKKHVEL; the protein is encoded by the exons ATGGCGATAg CACTCCTTGCCGTGCTGCCAGCCCTCTGTTCTGTGGCCCTGGGTATGTATGGGCCCCACACGGAGGTTGTGGATCTTTCCCCGGCAAACTTCAAAAACAGGGTCATAGACAGCGACGAGATCTGGGTTGTGGAGTTTTACGCTCCCTG GTGTGGCCACTGCCAGTCTTTCGCTTCGGAATATGCCAAGGCAGCCTCTGCACTTAAG GGTGTCGTCAAGGTTGGAGCTGTGGACGCCGACAAGGACAAGTCTCTCGGAGGCCAGTACGGAGTTCGGGGATTCCCCACGGTCAAAATATTCGGTGCCAACAAGCACAGCCCGACCGACTACAGTGGGCCACGCACGGCTGATGGCGTTGCGTCAGCTGCCCTACAAGAAGCTCGCAAGCTTGTTGACCAGAAGCTCGGAAAGCGAACCTCTGGTGACAGCGGCAGCGGGAAG agtgACGTGGTCGAGCTGACTGACAGCAACTTTGAGGAGCTGGTGCTGAATAGCGATGACCTGTGGCTGGTGGAGTTCTTTGCCCCCTGGTGCGGCCACTGCAAGAACCTTGCGCCACACTGGGCCAAGGCAGCCACCGAGCTCAAAGGCAAGGTTAAGCTGGGTGCGGTCGATGCCACCGTGTACCAGGGCCTTGCTTCCCAGTACGAC GTGAAGGGTTACCCGACAATCAAGTTTTTCCCAGCTGGCAAGAAGGATCGCCACTCTGCAGAAGAGTACAATGGTGGCCGCACAGCTGATGACATTGTCCAGTGGGCCTCGGACAAGGCTGCCGAAAGTGCGCCACCACCAGAGCTGCTCCAG GTCACAAAGGAGTCTGTGCTGAAGGAAGCATGCCAAGACAGCCAGTTGTGTGTGGTGAGTGTTCTGCCGCACATCTACGACTGCCAATCCGAATGTCGCCAGAGCTACCTGGATATCCTCAAGCGCCTGGGGGAAAAGTACAAGCGCAACCGCTGGGGATGGCTTTGGTCCGAAGCCCTAACTCAGCCCAAGCTCGAGGAGGCACTGGAGATTGGTGGCTTCGGCTACCCGGCATTGGCTGTGCTCAATAGTCGCAAGATGAAGtactctcttcttcgtggttcCTTCAGCTACGATGGCATCAACGAATTCCTTCGCGAGGTTGCTGTGGGACGAGGATCTAGTGTGCCTGTAAAGGGTGCCAAGCTTCCAGAGGTGGTCGAAGTCGAGCCTTGGGATGGCAAGGATGCGAAG atgGAAGAGCCTGAAGACATTGACCTCAGCGATGTTGAGCTAGAGCCTGAAGACCAGGTCAAGAAGCACGTTGAACTATAG
- the LOC142796483 gene encoding uncharacterized protein LOC142796483 produces MHHKTFHAIGKKIHSAAVKAVCENMQRARSVTKEVAGNSDVPVMFDGTWQKRGHKSHNGVGTVVSLDTGLCLDYEVLSNFCLACSLHNDMGGDEETWQAFHHPVCEKNCDCSSHAMEAEAAVRIWQRTVDYETPLRFTIFLSDGDSKAYNGVCDANVYPDTPIEKEECTNHVAKRLGTGLRKLPTPLPRGEKLKETTIQKLQTYFQVAIVNNRGNVHKMYTAIWASCLHSCSTDGAGSHKFCPAGPDSWCKHRRAEAQGQPAPCHTPLLTKAQGLAVLPIYKRLTDAKLLARCLHGKTQNAAESLNSKIWLLCPKTRFASRTAVETATAIAVLWFNRGHASFEKVLEELGVLPSEALVTLSDRRDSMRMHKMNVRQTAEARAHRRSAAKRARVEESCRTSREGKTYGAGEF; encoded by the coding sequence atgcaccataagaccttccatgctatcggcaaaaagattcacagtgcggcagtgaaggctgtctgtgaaaacatgcaaagggcacgcagcgtcaccaaagaggtggctggtaacagtgacgtgccagtcatgtttgacggcacatggcaaaaaagaggccacaaaagccacaatggtgtgggaactgtagtgtccttggacactggtttgtgcctggactatgaagtgctttccaacttctgcctggcgtgcagtttgcataacgacatgggaggcgatgaagaaacatggcaggcgtttcatcatcccgtttgtgagaagaattgcgactgttcttcgcatgccatggaggccgaagctgcagtgcgcatttggcagaggactgtggactatgagacacccctgcggttcaccatcttcctaagcgatggagacagcaaggcctacaacggggtctgtgatgccaacgtgtaccctgacactccaattgaaaaagaggagtgcaccaaccacgtggcgaaacgtctgggcaccggcctgcggaagctgccaacgccacttccacgaggggagaagctgaaggagaccaccatccagaagcttcaaacttactttcaggtggccattgtgaacaatcggggaaatgtccacaagatgtacactgccatatgggcctcatgtttgcactcgtgctcaacagacggtgctggaagtcacaagttctgtcctgcaggcccagactcgtggtgcaagcaccgacgtgctgaggcgcagggccagcctgcaccgtgccacacccccctcctgaccaaggcccagggtttggcagtcctcccaatctacaagcgtctcacagatgcgaagctgcttgcccggtgcctccacggcaagacacagaacgcggccgagtccctgaacagcaaaatatggctgctgtgtccaaagacccggtttgcttcccggactgctgtggaaacagccacagccattgcagtcctgtggttcaaccggggccacgcgagctttgaaaaggtgctggaagagcttggggtgcttccttcggaggccctggttaccctcagcgaccgccgagacagcatgcgcatgcacaagatgaatgtgcgtcaaaccgctgaggcgagggcacaccgtcgcagtgcagccaagagggcccgggtggaggagtcctgccgcaccagccgggaagggaaaacctacggtgctggagagttttag